One Anopheles marshallii chromosome 3, idAnoMarsDA_429_01, whole genome shotgun sequence genomic region harbors:
- the LOC128715037 gene encoding trichohyalin-like, giving the protein MGKDSVREKDTTVMASGSRRTGRPVSASPYSENYRPPIDLCQRHLINHRLMVSKLTRRELEDKYLSLCDENYTIKKRFLEQEEQIKRLKTKLTRLSNESNTRSKSRLDMSSSEHYRRLHDLELQRRELHEKLEALRRATSTDGRRMENVGKVNSAGPARTSAVSQRRSKSARPAKDPDRRECKSSSPSHDGYDEEDDRHHRPVGVGVGRASTDDRTEDDDEDSAGRVAHRNNHRKSYGADDEDEDDEDGTGVGAGVDEDRDVLSADSDDLIQSERESGGVEASEVVGSSAKVTAPKVRRHGTAKSKARPVQCPDCERHRTEQLTRETDLVKMKLNIKYLHKELQNEKEKSTLLARQLEEKLSYEIMKRNAAENLEILNLNRQVEDLAKELQRQVDEQRRSMEHEMRKQGDLEAQIRKEKDKNASLFEECERLKKNIERLKENMSEVEIERDFLKRQQENFTKIVDENKLLKYQLDELRKHNEELLKQIDTLKEEEHVTKESQQELLEKLKTLQQDNDTLSVMLEGLRTENELLAEERTQLEHSLKSLEASPIKEVRPVSPTRPSVNASVQTERVYEEKRDTHISETAEPDKVILEEPSPVERRVRERETFTVGPTPLSRRSSVAARMSRERHAYEAADAAQQLFRQVSVSQMIPKLSQIMNNRTDEPPKPNNVELLIANSYPETLERSFRENEQFYTLQSAARRRNTERGSIISSEKRRISFRDTAGTNEPELKDGEHSVQENYARFFNIQRLPSMWHKIAENPVPISSSIPNQIFKTHRSNDDMLSIEIRSVRWNELAVNRLLEANVALYYVEFTFLDLYGHRLETPHSVPFVTSEGEVRLDHSFNFRVNVELDTSRHAERREELKKMLRPDGNDAVRFVVVNENRTADAAVEHSSEDIGYSSIKLRHQLRNASAQNESKLVVAAPIYDFGHEHDELGILTIKFENIKLLLSLMQNGSV; this is encoded by the exons ATGGGGAAGGATTCGGTGCGCGAAAAGGACACCACCGTGATGGCGAGCGGTAGCAGAAGGACGGGCCGTCCGGTCAGTGCATCCCCGTACTCGGAAAACTATCGACCACCGATCGATCTCTGCCAGCGCCATCTGATCAACCATCGGCTGATGGTGTCGAAGTTGACGCGCCGCGAGCTGGAGGACAAGTATCTCAGCCTGTGTGACGAAAACTACACCATCAAGAAGCGGTTCCTCGAGCAGGAGGAGCAGATAAAGCGGCTGAAAACGAAGCTGACACGCCTGTCGAACGAGAGCAATACTCGATCGAAATCGCGCCTCGACATGAGCTCCAGCGAACACTACCG CAGACTGCACGATCTGGAACTTCAACGGCGAGAACTGCACGAAAAGCTGGAAGCCCTACGCCGTGCAACGTCCACCGACGGGCGACGGATGGAAAACGTCGGCAAGGTCAACAGCGCTGGCCCAGCAAGGACAAGCGCCGTGAGCCAACGGCGCTCGAAGAGTGCCCGTCCAGCGAAGGATCCGGATCGGCGAGAGTGCAAGTCCTCGTCACCCTCGCACGACGGGTACGACGAGGAGGACGACCGCCACCATCGGCCGGTGGGCGTGGGTGTCGGACGCGCCAGCACGGACGATCGAACGGAGGACGACGATGAGGATAGTGCTGGCAGGGTGGCGCATCGGAACAATCACCGGAAGTCATACGGTGCGGACGATGAGGATGAAGATGACGAGGATGGGACCGGCGTCGGTGCCGGTGTCGATGAGGATCGGGACGTACTGTCCGCGGACAGTGACGATCTGATACAGAGCGAGCGCGAGTCCGGCGGAGTTGAAGCTAGCGAAGTCGTTGGAAGCAGTGCGAAGGTGACTGCTCCGAAGGTTCGCCGCCACGGCACAGCAAAATCCAAGGCCCGCCCGGTTCAATGTCCGGACTGTGAGCGCCATCGTACCGAGCAGCTAACGCGTGAAACAGACCTCGTCAAAATGAAGCTAAACATCAAATATCTGCACAAG GAGCTGCAaaacgagaaggaaaaaagcacactgCTGGCGCGCCAGCTGGAGGAGAAGCTGTCGTACGAAATTATGAAGCGCAACGCGGCAGAAAACCTCGAAATACTCAACCTCAACCGGCAGGTGGAGGACCTGGCGAAGGAGCTGCAGCGCCAGGTGGACGAGCAGAGGCGCTCGATGGAGCACGAGATGCGGAAGCAAG GTGATCTTGAAGCCCAAATACGCAAGGAGAAGGACAAAAACGCATCCCTGTTTGAAGAATGCGAacgtttgaagaaaaacatcgAAAGGCTGAAGGAGAATATGTCCGAGGTGGAG ATTGAGCGTGACTTTCTGAAGCGACAGCAGGAAAACTTTACCAAAATAGTGGACGAAAACAAGCTGCTCAAGTACCAGCTGGACGAGCTGAGGAAACACAACGAGGAGCTGCTGAAACAGATCGATACGCTGAAGGAGGAGGAGCACGTCACGAAGGAATCCCAGCAGGAATTGCTGGAAAAGCTAAAGACGTTACAGCAGGATAACGATACGCTCTCGGTGATGTTGGAAGGTTTGCGCACCGAGAACGAACTGTTGGCAGAGGAACGAACGCAGCTGGAGCACAGCCTGAAGAGTTTGGAAG CCTCACCGATCAAAGAAGTTCGTCCAGTATCGCCG ACACGCCCGTCGGTAAATGCGTCGGTACAGACTGAACGGGTGTATGAAGAGAAAAGGGATACTCACATTTCTGAGACCGCTGAACCGGACAAGGTTATTCTCGAAGAACCTTCGCCCGTGGAGCGAAGAGTGCGTGAGCGTGAAACGTTTACGGTGGGTCCGACACCGTTGTCCAGACGGTCGTCGGTAGCGGCACGTATGAGTCGAGAAAGGCACGCTTACGAGGCGGCAGACGCCGCTCAGCAGCTGTTCCGGCAGGTGAGCGTCAGCCAGATGATACCGAAGCTATCGCAAATCATGAACAATCGTACCGATGAACCACCGAAGCCAAATAATGTTGAGCTGCTGATAGCGAACAGTTACCCCGAAACGCTGGAG AGATCGTTCCGGGAGAATGAACAATTCTACACATTGCAAAGTGCAGCACGGCGTAGAAATACTGAACGAGGCTCAATAATATCTTCGGAAAAACGACGGATCTCCTTCCGGGATACTGCCGGCACGAATGAACCCGAACTGAAAG ATGGGGAGCACTCGGTGCAAGAAAATTATGCCCGGTTCTTCAACATACAACGGCTTCCCTCGATGTGGCACAAGATTGCGGAGAATCCCGTGCCAATCTCGTCCTCCATACCAAATCAAATTTTTAAGACCCATCGTTCCAACGACGATATGCTGTCGATTGAGATACGATCCGTACGGTGGAATGAATTAGCCGTAAACCGATTGCTAGAGGCCAACGTGGCGCTTTACTATGTCGAGTTTACGTTTCTCGATCTGTATGGCCATCGTTTGGAAACACCCCATTCGGTGCCGTTCGTTACCAGCGAGGGTGAAGTGAGGCTGGATCACTCGTTCAACTTTCGGGTGAATGTCGAACTGGATACAAGCCGGCACGCGGAACGGCGCGAGGAGTTGAAGAAAATGCTTCGCCCGGATGGTAACGATGCGGTACGGTTTGTAGTTGTGAATGAGAATCGCACTGCGGATGCTGCTGTGGAACACTCCAGTGAGGATATAGGATACTCTTCCATTAAACTTCGTCACCAGTTGCGGAATGCTTCGGCACAGAACGAGTCGAAACTGGTTGTCGCAGCACCGATCTATGATTTTGGTCACGAACACGATGAGCTGGGTATCCTAACGATTAAATTCGAGAATATCAAACTACTCTTGTCACTGATGCAGAATGGTTCTGTATAA
- the LOC128713038 gene encoding uncharacterized protein LOC128713038, with protein MKKMKFKVILMLGLLGLILVLLFLLDLAIRFVTAWLFGTGIISWIFSFGPEFMSNIVFATVQAVLLNWTLTSLLCLITHVKVQRMTLSENPDSSTLKLELLFVAISYNHRGIDTKIRSIQISLDIDPNVSPWISITIIDPCVTKCITRETFYRNVNSVPTHEPQTAVPKLLEWLLNIKHGGLLQILLRHVKFCVTNGTLEVRDWTSKFQLSVRLHCKEFGLREHSSIHEDAMYTDAYKQLYVRKFTAKIFVQPNASATFHCSFFSLHVAYVDRVRGQPYNSKAMNILLGRQYWKFDVWISLVCFYLGTGELDENVRERGEIFFARQIDITLANMRSKTQETGKLKMKVELPICMEYRPELAHFIINMFRCIAHFRPVVADNRGQQAMVPVPTSQQTFPAALDMVIDVTLGKVSCLLWNEHNTCLLVNWKKLTMQKLDGDTVIRLHTLAMQMGDYSEFTNAECGNEKLTVDEIIIKHGDDNAYYQDLFIDLKNPITTWNKDVHNHVKQLIEEMKTLTAKLTRLMPPPSRPGKRVTICVSLFGTVRFLLPLTTAGPTVKIETRKIKVSNAGKDYLCVWDAVIYVGIARLIIHEYLCFESEDRETRGGWIMTTHNKHPFEINKTTLYKVVFNGFVPIYKWLQEWW; from the exons ATGAAA aaaatgaaattcaagGTGATACTAATGTTGGGCCTATTGGGCCTTATATTAGTGTTGCTCTTTTTGCTGGATTTGGCCATTCGGTTCGTTACAGCATGGTTGTTCGGAACCGGTATCATCTCTTGGATTTTCTCGTTTGGCCCGGAATTCATGTCCAATATCGTGTTCGCAACAGTTCAAGCAGTGCTGCTCAATTGGACACTTACCAG CCTCTTGTGTTTAATAACACACGTCAAGGTGCAACGCATGACACTGTCAGAAAACCCAGACTCCTCCACCTTGAAACTagagcttttgtttgttgcaatcAGCTATAATCATCGAGGCATCGATACCAAAATCAGATCGATACAAATTTCGTTAGACATCGATCCAAACGTATCGCCATGGAtctccatcaccatcatcgatcCGTGTGTTACCAAGTGTATCACCAGAGAAACGTTTTACCGAAACGTAAATTCTGTACCCACGCATGAACCTCAAACTGCCGTACCGAAATTGTTAGAATGGTTGTTAAACATCAAACATGGTGGATTGCTGCAAATTCTCTTACGGCATGTAAAGTTCTGCGTTACAAATGGCACATTGGAAGTGAGGGATTGGACAAGCAAGTTTCAACTCTCAGTTCGCTTGCACTGCAAAGAATTTGGGCTTCGCGAACACAGTTCCATTCACGAGGATGCAATGTACACTGACGCATACAAGCAACTGTACGTGAGAAAATTTACTGCAAAGATTTTCGTTCAACCGAATGCAAGTGCAACATTCCACTGCAGTTTCTTCTCGCTTCACGTTGCGTATGTTGATCGTGTACGCGGTCAACCCTACAACAGTAAAGCGATGAACATTCTGCTCGGTCGGCAGTATTGGAAATTTGACGTGTGGATATCGCTGGTTTGCTTTTATCTAGGCACTGGTGAGCTGGACGAAAACGTACGCGAACGTGGCGAAATATTTTTCGCACGACAGATTGATATTACGCTGGCCAACATGCGAAGCAAAACACAGGAAACGGGAAAGCTGAAGATGAAAGTGGAGCTGCCGATATGTATGGAGTATCGTCCTGAGCTGGCCCATTTCATTATAAATATGTTTCGCTGCATCGCTCATTTCCGACCAGTTGTTGCAGACAATCGTGGCCAACAAGCAATGGTACCCGTTCCGACCAGTCAGCAAACTTTTCCGGCCGCGCTAGACATGGTGATCGACGTCACTTTGGGGAAGGTATCGTGTCTGCTATGGAACGAGCATAATACCTGTCTGTTGGTCAATTGGAAGAAGCTTACGATGCAGAAATTGGACGGCGATACGGTAATCCGACTACATACCCTTGCCATGCAGATGGGTGATTACAGCGAATTTACCAACGCAGAGTGCGGCAACGAGAAGCTTACGGTGGACGAAATCATAATCAAGCACGGGGATGATAATGCATACTATCAGGATTTGTTCATTGATTTGAAGAACCCAATAACCACCTGGAATAAGGATGTGCACAACCACGTTAAGCAACTGATCGAGGAAATGAAGACACTAACAGCGAAGCTAACCCGATTGATGCCGCCACCATCTCGGCCAGGGAAACGTGTGACGATTTGCGTATCACTTTTCGGCACTGTACGTTTTTTACTTCCCTTAACTACTGCAGGACCTACCGTGAAGATAGAGAcccgaaaaataaaagtttccaACGCTGGCAAGGACTACCTCTGTGTATGGGATGCTGTTATATACGTTGGTATAGCACGGTTAATCATACACGAATATCTCTGTTTTGAGTCGGAGGACAGGGAAACCAGGGGTGGCTGGATAATGACTACCCACAACAAACAC CCatttgaaatcaataaaaccacATTGTACAAGGTAGTATTTAACGGCTTTGTGCCAATATATAAATGGCTACAGGAGTGGTGGTAA
- the LOC128713039 gene encoding 40S ribosomal protein S10b-like: MYIRKCERRAIYRALFENGVLVAFKDHHPKRMHRELKWVPNLHVIKIMQSLLSRKLVTEIYSWNWYYWTLTNDGIIYLRTYLHISDHLLPSTLISRVRVVPIVVPKDGGFPDPRSADDRGIFRRLGPKEGSSHKRDNVGPGTDNLEFRGGFGRMA, encoded by the coding sequence ATGTACATCCGTAAATGTGAACGCAGGGCTATTTACAGAGCACTGTTCGAAAATGGTGTCTTGGTGGCCTTTAAAGACCATCATCCGAAGCGTATGCACCGCGAGCTGAAGTGGGTTCCAAACCTGCATGTTATAAAGATAATGCAGTCGCTTCTTTCGCGTAAGCTCGTGACGGAAATTTATTCGTGGAACTGGTATTACTGGACGCTGACCAACGACGGTATCATCTATCTGCGTACCTATCTGCACATTTCCGATCACTTGCTTCCGTCGACGCTGATCAGTCGAGTCCGAGTCGTGCCGATTGTTGTGCCAAAGGATGGCGGCTTTCCCGATCCGCGCAGCGCTGACGACCGTGGAATTTTTCGTCGTTTGGGACCGAAGGAGGGATCTTCCCACAAGCGGGATAATGTCGGTCCTGGCACCGACAATTTAGAATTCCGTGGTGGATTTGGACGTATGGCGTAA